The Mycolicibacterium parafortuitum nucleotide sequence CGGACACCTTCGTGTTCACGCTCGCGTTCTGTTCGTACTTCGGTGTCGAGCGGCCGTTCTTCCAGCTGGCCCACAACCTGGTGGTGTCGATGCCGGGCTTGGGGTCGCTGCGCAAGTTCGGCACCGTCGCGGCCAACCACGACAATGCGACGCTGGCGCTGAAGTCCGGTGGTGCGCTGCTGGTGTACCCGGGCGGTGACTACGAGGTGTTCCGGCCGTCGTGGAAGCGGCACGAGGTCGACTTCGGTGGCCGTAAGGGCTACGTGAAGCTGGCCCGTGAAGCGGGTGTGCCGATCGTGCCGATCGCATCGGTCGGCGGGCAGGAGGCGGCGCTGTTCCTCGACCGCGGCCAGTGGCTGGCGAAGCTGCTGCGTGTCGACAAGATCGCCCGACTCAAGAGCGTGCCGATCCTGCTCGCGCCGCCGTGGGGGATCGCGGTCAGCGACATGATCCCGCGAGTGCCGTTGCCGACGAAGATCGTCATCGAGGTGCAGGAACCGATCGCCGCGGACGACATCGCGAGCAGCGACGACGACGACGTCAACGACAGGGTGCTGGCCAGCCTGCAGTCCGCGGTCGACCGGCTGGCCGCCGAACGACGTCTCCCGGTGATCGGATGAGGCTCTCGCGCAGCGTCGTCATCGACGCCGAACCACACGAGGTGTGGAAGCACGTCAGCGATCCCGGCTGCTATCCGGAGTTCATGGCCAGCCTGGAGCGCTGGGAAACCGTGACCGAGGGCCCCGTCGGCGTCGGCTCGCGCTACACCGTGCACTGGAAGGTCGGCTCGGTGCCGATCGGCGGCGTGATAGAGGTCGTCGAGTTCGACGAGAACCGCGACCTGGCCTGGATCGGCATCACCGGGGTCACCCTGCGGGGCCGGTTCCGCATGCGCGAGGCAGGCGAGGGCCGCACCAAGGTCACCTTCCGATTGTCCTATGAGGCGCCCGGCGGTCTGCTCGGTCTGATCGCCGACCGCGTCGCGTCGGGACAGGTGTCCCGGTTGATGGGCCAGACCGTGAAGCGCCTGAAAGCACTCGTCGAGAGCTGACGGGCGGCGTCAACCCCGCGGCGGCGGGAAGTACATCTCCTGGCGCACCGAGCACACCAGCTCGCCGCTACGGTTGAACATCGTGCCGCGCGCCAGCGCCAGCGTGTCGGCGCTGCTCGGTGACGACATGTCGTAGAGCATCCAGTCGGACAGATCCGCCGCGGCGTGGAACCACACCGAATGGTCACGCTGCGCGGCCATCGCGGGACCGCTGCGGGCGGCGTACGCGGGTTCGGTCAGCGTCACCGCCGACAGGTACGCGACCAGCGACGCGGTCAGCACCGGGTCGTCGGGCACCTCGCCGTCCGGTCGCCACCAGATCCGGGCCGGCGCCGGCGGGCCGGTCTCGGCGACGACGACGCGCCGCTCGAACCAGCGCAGGCTGGCCCACATCCCCGCGGCGGCGTCGGCTTCGGCGAAGTGCGGTGGGACGACCGGCAACGACTCCGGTGCGGGGACGTCGGGACACGGCGGCTGATACGTCACGCCGGCGGCGGTCTCGGTGGGCAGCTTGAACGACGACATCGCCTCCAGCAGGATCTCCTCGCCTTGGCGTGCGGTGACCCGGCGCGCCGTGAACGTGCGGCCCTCCTGCAGCGTCACCACCTCGAACGTGACCGGATCCCGGGAGTCGCCGGGCCGCAGGAAGTACGTGTGCACGCTGTGCGGCGCGCGGCCGGGGGAGGTCAGGCTCGCGGCGAGCAGGGCCTGCGCCGAGATGTGCCCGCCGAGGATGTGATTGGCGGGTGCGGGCAACTGCTTGCCGACGAACGTTCCCGCGTCGACCCGCTCAAGCTGCATGGAGGCGAGCACGTCGCCCAGCGAAGAAGACACGCCGGTATCTTGCCTGACTCCAGATCAGGCCCCGCTGCGCAGCGTCAGCACCGTGATCTCGCTCGGTGCGAACACCCGGAACGGCGGGCCCCAGAATCCGGTGCCGCGGCTGGTGTAGAGCTGCGTGCGCTCACCATGCCGGCTCAACCCCTGGACCACCGGCTGCTCCAGGCGCACCAGGAAGTTGAACGGCCAGATCTGCCCGCCGTGGGTGTGGCCGGACAGCTGCAGATCCACCCCGGCGCGCACCGCGTGCTCGACCTGCTTGGGCTGGTGTGCCAGCAGCAGCACCGGCAGAGCGGGATCGGTGCCCGCCAGCGCGGTGTCCAGGTCCGCGCCGTGCCCGCGCACGCCGGACCCGGCTGCCGTCTCGTCGTCGATGCCGGCGACCACGAGACGGTCCCCGCCGCGCTCGACGGTGATGTGCCGATTGTGCAGCGCATCCCAGCCGATGCGGTCCATGTAGTCCAGCCAGCCCTGCGCCTCGCTGAAATACTCGTGGTTGCCGGTCACGTACACGCGCGCCTTGGCGGCGCGCACCGACGCCAGCGGTGCCGCCTGGGCGTCACGGATGTCGGTGGTGCCGTCGGCGATGTCGCCGACGTGGCAGACGATGTCGGCGTCGAGCCCGTTGACGCGCTCGACGACCGCGGCCGACCAGCGGCTGCGCTCGATCGGGCCGTAATGGGTGTCGGTGATGACGGCGACGCGCAGCCCGTCGAGCCCACGGCCCAGGCGCGGCAGCGTGACCTCGAGGCGCCGGATGCGCGGTACCCGCATCGCCTCGAAATGCCCCCACGCCAGCACCACGACCCCGACGACGAGCGTGGTCACGGCGACGATGCGGGATCGCGCCGGGTCCGCGACGCCCGCCGCCCACAGCACCACACCGAGCAGCTGGCCGAACACCGACCACACGAACAGCACCCACGCGACTCCGAGCAGCACGTCCCCGACCACCGCCGCCCAATCGCGCTGCCTGCCGTGGCCGATCAGCATCGACGCGGGCAGCGCGACGAACCCGGCGGCGAACAGCACGGTGCCGGCGACGACCACAGCCGCCGGCCACGCCGAGCCGCCCATCACGAGCGTCCACCACGGCACACCGAACAGCAGCGCCATCACCGTGAGCACGATCAGCGTGCGCAACCACCGGCGCCGGCGCCGGGGTGCGACCTGCTGCTCGACCACCTGAGCCGGGTTCTCGGTCATCTCTCGAAAGTACCGACGGGATTCCACAACCCCGGCCCGCAGTGTTGAATGGCCCCGGGAGGTTTACAGATGACCGCAGTTTCGTTAATCACCGGTGGCGCGGGCGGTATGGGTGTGGCCAGTGCGAAGGTCGTCGGACGCGACCGCGCCGTGGTGCTGGCCGACGTCCGGAAGGAGCGGCTCGACGCCGCGGCCGCCGAACTCGCCGAGCAGGGAATTGCCGCGACCGCCGTGTACTGCGATGTCACCGACCGGGACGCGGTCGGCCGGCTGTTCGAGGCGGTCGCGCAGGTGGGGCCGCTGCACTCAGTGATCCACACCGCCGGGGTCAGCCCGAGCATGGGTGACGCCGAGTACGTGATGCGCACCAACGCGATCGGCACGCTGAACGTCAACGAGGAGTTCTTCGCCCGCGCAGGCGAGGGTGCGGCGATCGTCAACGTCGCGTCGATGGCCGCCCACCTGATGCCCGGCGAGATGATCCCTAGCGCGGCGTTCCCGCTCGCGTTGTCCGACATCGACGCGTTCATGGCGGCGACTCTGCAGGCCTGCGACATCGCCGGACCGGAGGCCCGCTCAGGTCTCGCGTACGCGGTCAGCAAGAGTTTCGTGCGGTGGTTCAGCAGCGCCCACGCCGAACGGTTCAACGGCAAGGGGCTGCGGATCGTGTCGGTGTCCCCGGGATCGGTGGACACCGAGATGGGCCGGCTCGAGGAACAAGCCGGTGCGGGCGCGCTGGTCGCCGACGCCGCGGTGCCCCGGTGGGGTAAACCTGAGGAGATGGCCGAACTACTCGCGTTCTGTGTGTCCGACAAGGCCGGCTACCTCACCGGCACCGACATCCTCAACGACGGCGGCGTGGTCGCGTCGATGACCGAGCGGGCCCGGGTCGCACAATCCGGTTGACCCCGTACGTCGCCGGGTTCTTCATCGCCGGCGCCGTCTCGCAGTACCTGGGGGCCGCGGTCGGGGTGTTCCTGTTCGACACCACGGATCCCGCGACGGTCGCCTGGCTGCGCGCCGCGGGCGCCGGGGTGATCCTGCTGGCCTGGCGACGGCCGTGGCGACGGCCCTGGACGCCGCGAATGATGTTCGCGGCGGCCGCTTTCGGGTTCGTGACGCTGGCGATGAACGTGGCGTTCTACGAGGCGATCGCCCGCATCCCGCTCGGCACCGCCGTGGCGATCGAGTTCGCCGGCCCGGTCGCGGTTGCCGCCGCCGGGTCGCGGCGGGCCCGCGACGTGCTCGCCGTGGTGCTGGTCGCGGTGGGGGTGTACCTGGTCGCCGGGGTGTCGACGGACGTGGATCCGGTCGGTGCGGGGTTCGCGGCGATCGCCGCGGCACTGTGGGCGGGCTACATCCTGCTCGGTAAGCGGGTCGCCGACGCCGGAGCCGGGGTCGACTCACTGGCGGTCGGGATGGCGCTGGCGGCGACGGTCTCGGCGCCGGTACTGCTAGGGATCCAGGTGGCCGCTGCCCCTGCGGTTTTCACCGATCCCCGCACCTGGGTGCTCGGAATCGGGGTCGGGGTGCTCTCCAGCGCGATCCCGTACGCGCTCGACCAGCATGTGCTGACCCGCATCGGGCGGGAACGCTTCGCGTTGCTGCTCGCGCTGCTACCCGCCACCGCGGCCGTGATCGGCGCCGTGGTGTTGGCCCAGCGCCCGACAGTCAGCGAGGTGGCGGGTATCGCGTGCGTGATGCTCGCGCTCGCGGTCACCGCGAGAGCCGCCGGCGAGCCGATAGGATGACCGGGTGAGCTGTTGCCACACCGACGGAACCGAGGGTGCGTTCACCGTCGACGCGTCCAGGATCACCTTCGGTCGCGGCTGCCTCACCGAGCTCGGTGACCGCGCCGCGGCGCTCGGCATCACCAGGGCCGCACTGTTCTCCGACCCGACCATCGCCGCGCTGGAGGTCTTCGACACCGCCGCGCGCTCGCTGCGCGCCGCCGGGATCGACGTGGTGGCCTACACCGACGTGCGCGTCGAGCCGACCGACGAATCCTTCAAGCAGGCAGCGGCTTTCGCGTCCGAGACCGCCGCCGACGGCTACATCTCGGTCGGCGGCGGCTCGGTCATCGACACCGCCAAGGCCGCGAACCTCTACGCTACCCATCCCGCGGACTTCCTCGACTACGTCAATGCGCCCGTCGGGGCCGGCGCCCCCGTACCCGGGCCATTGCGGCCGCACATCGCATGCCCGACGACGTCGGGCACCGGCAGCGAGGTGACCGGCATCGCGATCTTCGACCTGCTGTCGATGGCGGCCAAGACGGGTATCGCGTCACCGGCGCTGCGCCCCACCGAGGCCCTCGTCGACCCCGACTGCACCGACACGCTGCCGCCGAATGTGGTGGCGTGCAGCGGTCTTGACGTGCTCTCGCACGCGCTGGAGTCCTACACGGCGCGTCCCTACACGCGCCGCCCGGCGCCGCCGCGGCCGACCCAGCGTCCGATGAGCCAGGGCGCGAACCCGTGGAGCGACCTGGGCTGCGGCGAGGCGTTGCGCCTGCTCGGCAGGTACCTGGGGCGCGCGGTCGACGACGCGTCCGACCGGGAGGCCCGCGAACAGGTGATGTGGGCCGCGACGCTGGCGGGCATCGCGTTCGGCAACGCCGGGGTGCATCTGCCGCACGCGATGGCATATGCGGTGGCCGGGCAGGTCCGTGACTTCCGGCCCACGGGCTATCCCGACGCCGAACCGATGGTGCCGCACGGGATGTCGGTGATCCTCAACGCCCCGGCAGCGTTCCGGCGCACCGCGCACACCGATCCGGGCCGGCACCTGTTCGCCGCCGAACAACTGGGCGCCGACGTGCGCGGCGCCGGAGCCGATGACGCCGGTGCGGTACTGGCCGAGCATCTGATCGCGATCATGCGCCGCGTCGGCATGCCCAACGGGCTGGAGGGCGTCGGCTACACCGGCGCCGACAGCCCGGCACTGGCCGACGGTGCCTGGCCGCAGCAGCGGCTGCTGGCCAACGCGCCCATCGAGATCGACAGGACGGTGCTGGCCGGTACCTTCGACGAATCGATGCGGTACTGGTGAGAGCGCCGCGCCGGTGAACGACACCGACTACGGGTACTTCGTGCCGATCACCACCCGGTGGATGGACAACGACGTGTACGGCCACGTCAACAACGTCACGTACTACAGCTACTTCGACACGGCCGCGAACCACTTCCTGATCCACGAGGGCGGCCTCGACATCCACAACGCCCCCGTGATCGGGCTGGTGGTGGAGTCGAAGTGCTCCTATCTGGCGCCGGTCGCCTACCCCGACGACCTGCGGGCCGGGCTGCGCGTCGACAATCTGTCGACCCGATCGGTGACCTACGGGGTCGGGATCTTCACCGCGGGCGGGGACGCCGCGAATACCGCCGTCGCGCACGGGTACTTCGTGCACGTGTTCGTCGACCGGGCCACCCGCCGGGCCGTCCCGATCCCGGACCGGATCCGGGAGGCGCTGGAGCGGCTACACCGGGTGTGAGATCGCCGCGGCGAGGGGGCCGCACGCGGCGCACAGGCTGGAGTCGAAGGTCGGGTAACCGCATGCCGGGCAATTGGTCACCAGGCGTGCGTCGGGGGTGGCAGGCATGCGGCTCCTCTCACGATTCTCGGGCTGCTGAAGCGATGTGGTCGGCCACCTCGGCCGTGACGGAGCGGGTGGCCTCGTCATCGGCGGGGGCGTAGCGATCGTGGGCCGAATCATACCTCGCACCAGCGATGTTCCCGTGGTCGGCGGCGAGCTCGACCAGCCGTACCGGCCAGTCGCGGGCCCGCAACTGAGCGGCGAACGCGCGGCTGACCGCCGGAGCCACCACGTCGTCGGCGCTGCCGTGCAGCAGCGTGAACGGTGGCCGCCGCCCGGCTCCGGTCAGCGCGTCACCGACATCGAGGCCAAATATGGGGTCGCGCACCATGAATGCGCCCGCCAGGCACACGGTGAAGGCCAACTCCAGACCGATGTCGGCGGCCCGTGCCGCCAGCCCGGCCGCCGCGACCCCGCCCAGCGACCACCCGATCACCCCGAGCCCGGTTTCGGCGCGGGACCACTGGCGCGCGAAATCGGCGGATGCCAGCAGGTCGGACCGTCCGCTGTCGGTGCTATGTGAATCCCAGTCCGGGACAACCACACTCAGCCCGCGATCGACGAGCATTCCGGCCAGGGTGCGTACCGTCGCCCGCGCGTCGGTCTGTGTTCCGTGCCATAGCAGCACCGTGCGGTCGATCGGGTCACCGTAGAGGTCCACCGGCCGGCCCGGGGCGTACTCCTGTGTCCTCACCCGCCGCGCCTGACGGCGGCGGCCAGTGCGGAAAGCGTCTCCTCCGCGGTGAATTTCGGGTGCCACCCGAGTAGTTGCCTGGCCCGGCTGGTGTCCATCACCACCGACGTGCGTCCCGCGTGCAGCCATTCCAGGCTGGACGGTACGAACGGCAGCCGGGCCAGCACCTCCGACGTCGCGGTGGCGGCCGCGTGCGGGACCCGCACCGGTCGCGCGCCGAGCGCTTCGCCGACCGCCGACATCGACAGCACGCCGTCACCGGCGATGTTGTAGGCCCCCGCGGGGGCGTCGGTCGTGGTCACCGCGAGCACGATCGCGTTCGCGACGTCGTCGTGGTGCACCAGCTGCAGCGGCGTGCCCGGGTCCGGGAACGGCGGCTTCAGCAACGGCAGCGCCTGGCTGACCCTGCGCACCGGCATCGGCAGCTGGTTCCACGGCATCGCGTTGGCGAGCGCGGTCGCGTGGGGTCCGGCGACGATGCACGGCCGCAACACGTAGACCTCCAACCCGCTGCCGTCGGTGATCTCGTGCAGCGCGGCCTCGCACGCGGCTTTCTGTTCGGAGTAGTAGTGCTCGGCCGACCCGCGCACCGGCACGTCCTCGGTGATCGGCACCGGGTTGTCGGAGTGGTAGCCGTAGGCGGCCACCGAGGAGGTGTAGACCAGGCGGCGGGTCCGGGGAGAAGCCGCATCCCGGCAACCCACCGCCGCCTCGAACACGTTGCGGGTGCCTTCCAGGTTGACGCGCGCGCTCTCCTCCCGCGACCCCATGATGATGAACGCGAGATGCACCAGCACGTCGGCGTCGGCGACGAGGTCTGCGACGGCATCGCGGTCGAGGATGTCGCCTTGGCGGTACACGGTTTTCGTCCACCCCCGCGCGGCGGGGTCGAACGGGCGCCGGGCCATCCCGACGATCTCTGCGACAGCGGGCGACGCCTCCAGCGCCGTGATCGTCGAGATCCCGATCTCCCCCGTCGGCCCGGTGACCGCGACCCGCAGCGACATGACGTTCGGATAGCCCGCCCGGCGGCGGGCGAAACCGGCCGGGGTCGGACTAGCCGATGTCGGATTCGTCGTCGGCGGTGAGTGCCGCGGCGGTGAAGAAGTCCAGCAGACCGGTGATGGTGAGCACCCGTTCGAGCTGCGCAGGTCGTTCGTCGAGGTGCAGGCGAAGCCCGGCCGCCGACGTGCGCCGGTGGATCATCACCAGGCCGGACAGCCCGGCCGAATCGCAGAACGCCAGCTCGGTGAAGTCCAGGTGCAGATCCTGCAGTCCGGAGTGTTGCGCCAGCAGCTCGCCGACCGTGTCGACGAGCAAGCCGGTGCTTCCGTAGTCGAGGTCGCCCGAGACACGGATGCGGCTGGAGTGGGCTGTGTTGTGAACAGCGAGTGTGAGTTTCATGCAGGCAGTGGGGGGTTGGCGGATACGGACAGGGGGAGCGCGGCGTGGGCCGCGCCGAGAAGACGTCGGGCGCGAGGGAAGTCGCGCAATTGGCCGGCCAACGAGTCCAGGGCCGGGCTCAGTGAGTCCGCGGGCACCCCGCGGGCGACGAGGATCTCGGCGGTCCAGCCGATGAACTGGGTGAACAGCTCGTCGTCGTCGACGTACAGCGCGGTCGCGAGGAACTCGACGATGTGGGCGATGTCCTCGACGGTGCGGTCACGCTGGGCTTCGGTGTACCCGCGCATCGCGGGGTATCTGTCCTCGAGGTCGGTGACCGTCGTCTTGATCAGCGTCGCGCTGTCACCGCGCACCATCGTGTACTCGCCGTCGGCGAGGTGCGGCAGATCGTCGATCGGTTGGTGGGTGCTCGCGGCCGAGGCGGGGCGGACACCGCGGCTGAGGATCTCGGCGGCGGTGCGCGCGTCCGCACCCCACGCGTCGGCGCCCAGTTGCCGCGCGTAGCGGCCGTCCACGCCGAACGCGGCACCACCGGCCAGCACCGGCACGCCGGCGGCCTGGCACGCGGTGATCGCGGCGTGCGCGGTGGGCAGCCGGGTCGGGATCGAGCAGGACAACGCCACCGCGACCGGGCCGTGCTGGTGGATGTGGGCGATCAGGTGCGGCGTCGGGACCTGGGCGCCGAGGAAGTCGACCTGCCAGCCCCGCAGCCGCAGTACCTCGCCGAGAAGGCGGGCGGGCAGGGCGTGCCATTCCCCGTCCACGCACGCGACGGTGACCCGGCCGGCGAGCGGGTCGCGCCTGCACCGCGGGTGGTGGGCCAGCGCGGCGATGACACGGTCGTTGATCGCCGTCGCCGCGTGCTCCTGCGCGACGGTGATCCGGTTGGCCGCCCACTCGGCGCCGACGCGGCGCTGCACCTCCGCGATGACCGAGAGCAGCACGTCCTCCGGATCGACCCCGGCGTCGAGTGCCGCGAAGACCGCTGCCGACGCCGCGTATTCGTCGGCGTCGAGCACCGCGTGCCACAGCCGGTCACGCAACACCCGGAAGTCGGGGTGATCAGCACTCACGCGGTGAACCTCCCCGCGGTGTGCCCGTCGACCGCACTCAGATGGTTGCGCCGCGGCGCGGTGATGGCGACCACCGCGATGTCGTCGTGGCAGCGGTCGTCGACCCATCCTGAGGTCAGCATCATGATCCGCTCGACGACCGCCTCGGCGGGCAGGCCGGCGCACTGCGCCAGTGCCGCCGAGAGCCGGCTCTCGCCGAACATGTCCCCGCCGAGGGGACCGCCGCGCGCCTCGGTGACACCGTCGGTGAACAGCAGGCACGTCTCGCCCGGCGCCAGCGACGCCTCGACGGTGACGGCCCTGATCTCGGGCATCACCCCGACCAGTGTGCCGTTGGTCTCGACCTCCTCGACCCGGCCGTCGTCGCGCACGATCAGCGGTGCCAGGTGTCCGGCGCTGGTCAGGCGTAACCGCACGTGGCCCTCCCGGCGACTGACCGACGCCAGCACCAGCGTCGCGAACCGGGTGTGCTCGACGGACAGCAGCGCGCTGTTGAGCAGCCGGAGTACACCGCCGTGGTCGTGGGCCAGCGGTGCCAGCGCCTGCAGGGTGTTACGGATCTTGCCGGTGAGCACGGCGGCCTCCAGGCCCTTGCCGCACACGTCGCCGAGCACCACCAGTGTCTCGCCGTCGGGGGTGACCGCCGGGTGCACGTCGTAGAAGTCGCCGCCGACGGTTTCGTGGTCCTCGGAGGCGCGGTATCCGCCGGCGAGTTCGATGCCGTCGAGGCGGTGCAGCTGCGGTGGGAGCAGTTCCCGCATCAGCGTGCGGGTGAGCGCGGACTGTTCGGCATAGAGCCGCGCCGCCGACAGCGCGGCACCGGCACGCGCGGCGAACAGCCTGGCGAACACCTCCTCGCCGTCGTCGAACGCGGTGTGGGACGTGTGCCGCAGCAGCACCAACGCGCCGGCGGGGACTCCGTGGCCGGGCAGCGGGGTGATCACGACAGATCCGACGGCTCTGGAGAAGTCTTGCGGGACAAGCCAATCGGGTAGCAGCGCGGGGTCGATCCAGCGTGACGGCACGGGCGGGAAGCCGCGCAGGGCCTCGCTGAGACCCGCCACCTCGGCCGGGTCGGCGTCGAGGGTCTGGTGGTGGGTGCCGCCGTCGCGCGTACCGCTGACCACCGGGATGCGCCCCGCGGTGCGCGGGGCCACCAGTACTGCGCCGTCGGCGAGGTGGCGCGCCGCCATCTGCACCGTCGCCTCCATGCACCGGTCGATGTTCAGCGACGCCATCAGCACCGCGGACGCCTCGTCGAGGAATGCGGCGCGTTGGCGTTCCACGGTCAGCGAGCGCAGTGCCGCACCGCCTGCGTCCTCGATCAGCCACCAGGCCTTGTCGCCACCGGGCAGATCGGTCGTGTGCGCGGTGCGCTCGCCCGCCTCGGACAGCCACGGCGTCACGGAATCCTCGACCACGCTGCCGGGGCCGACCTCGGGCAGCACCGACCGGGCGGACGCGCTGAGCGTGCGGACTCGACCGGTTTGATCGGCGATCAGCACCGGATGGGGCACCGGCCCCCACACGGTATCGATTTCAGGGGTGTCGATCTCGGTGGCGTCGATCCCGGCGGGCACGTCGAGGCGAGTGATCTCACTCATGGTTGCCTCCTCGCAGCCGGACGTCACGCCGTCGTGCGGCGTCCAGCCGTTTCCCCGACTGTAGGCAGGAAGCACGACATATGTCGACCACACGGTCTTTCGGGTCCGTCAATCGACGGTTCACCTGTGTCGTTGGGGATACCCGAAGATGTTGTGAAGGCAACATGCATAACGGGCAGGCGTCAGTGGGTAACTCCCCAGACATGCATTTCGACGACCGACACGCGCTGCCCGATCCCGACGAGGACGCCTCCGGAACCGACGTGCCTCCTGCCAGCCCCGCGTATTCGACGCCGCCGCCCGACGGCATCCCGGACGCCGACGACGAGTGAGGGCCTGGTCCGCGGGCGCGCCGTAAGGTGTCACCGCGTGACAGGGTTGAAGAGCGATCCGTTCTGGCAGGACGCCGATCGGCATCTGGTGCGATACGGCGCCGCGTTCGTGCCGCGGATCATCGAACGGGCCGCCGGCAGCTATGTGTACGACAGCGCCGGGTCGGCGATCCTGGACTTCACCTCCGGGCAGATGAGTGCGGTCCTCGGCCATGCGCACCCGGACATCGTCGCCACGGTGTCGACGGCGATGACCTCCCTGGATCACCTCTACAGCGGAATGCTGAGCCGCCCGGTCGTCACGCTCGCCACGAAGCTGGCGGCGACACTGCCGCCGTCGCTGAGCCGAATGTTGTTGCTCACCACCGGCGCCGAATCCAACGAGGCCGCGATCAAGATGGCCAAGCTCTACACCGGGCGATACGAGATCGTGTCGTTCGACCGGTCCTGGCATGGTATGACGACCGGCGCGTCGTCGGTCACGTTCAGCGCCGGACGGCGCGGATACGGTCCGGCGATGCCGGGCAGCCTGACGCTGCCGACCCCGAACGCGTACCGCTCGCCGTTCCGGCGTCCCGACGGATCCCACGACTGGGAGGCCGAGCTGGAGTACGGGTTCGCGATGGTCGACGCGCAGTCCTCGGGAAGTCTGGCCGCGTGCGTGGTGGAGCCGATCCTGTCCTCGGGCGGGATCATCGAACTGCCCGACGGGTACCTGCGCCGGCTCAAGGAGCTGTGCGTTCAGCGCGGGATGCTGTTGATCCTCGACGAGGCCCAGACCGGGATCGGCCGGACCGGGACGATGTATGCGTTCGAACGCGACGGCGTGGCGCCGGATCTGCTGACGTTGTCCAAGACGCTGGGTGCGGGGTTGCCGGTGGCCGCGGTGCTCACCAGCGACGAGATCGAAAGCGTCTGCCACGACAGGGGTTTCCTGTTCTTCACCACCCATGTGTCGGACCCGCTGGCCGCGTCGGTGGCCTGCACCGTGCTCGACGTCGTCGCCCGT carries:
- a CDS encoding SDR family oxidoreductase, whose translation is MTAVSLITGGAGGMGVASAKVVGRDRAVVLADVRKERLDAAAAELAEQGIAATAVYCDVTDRDAVGRLFEAVAQVGPLHSVIHTAGVSPSMGDAEYVMRTNAIGTLNVNEEFFARAGEGAAIVNVASMAAHLMPGEMIPSAAFPLALSDIDAFMAATLQACDIAGPEARSGLAYAVSKSFVRWFSSAHAERFNGKGLRIVSVSPGSVDTEMGRLEEQAGAGALVADAAVPRWGKPEEMAELLAFCVSDKAGYLTGTDILNDGGVVASMTERARVAQSG
- a CDS encoding EamA family transporter, which gives rise to MTPYVAGFFIAGAVSQYLGAAVGVFLFDTTDPATVAWLRAAGAGVILLAWRRPWRRPWTPRMMFAAAAFGFVTLAMNVAFYEAIARIPLGTAVAIEFAGPVAVAAAGSRRARDVLAVVLVAVGVYLVAGVSTDVDPVGAGFAAIAAALWAGYILLGKRVADAGAGVDSLAVGMALAATVSAPVLLGIQVAAAPAVFTDPRTWVLGIGVGVLSSAIPYALDQHVLTRIGRERFALLLALLPATAAVIGAVVLAQRPTVSEVAGIACVMLALAVTARAAGEPIG
- a CDS encoding hydroxyacid-oxoacid transhydrogenase — its product is MSCCHTDGTEGAFTVDASRITFGRGCLTELGDRAAALGITRAALFSDPTIAALEVFDTAARSLRAAGIDVVAYTDVRVEPTDESFKQAAAFASETAADGYISVGGGSVIDTAKAANLYATHPADFLDYVNAPVGAGAPVPGPLRPHIACPTTSGTGSEVTGIAIFDLLSMAAKTGIASPALRPTEALVDPDCTDTLPPNVVACSGLDVLSHALESYTARPYTRRPAPPRPTQRPMSQGANPWSDLGCGEALRLLGRYLGRAVDDASDREAREQVMWAATLAGIAFGNAGVHLPHAMAYAVAGQVRDFRPTGYPDAEPMVPHGMSVILNAPAAFRRTAHTDPGRHLFAAEQLGADVRGAGADDAGAVLAEHLIAIMRRVGMPNGLEGVGYTGADSPALADGAWPQQRLLANAPIEIDRTVLAGTFDESMRYW
- a CDS encoding SRPBCC family protein, producing the protein MRLSRSVVIDAEPHEVWKHVSDPGCYPEFMASLERWETVTEGPVGVGSRYTVHWKVGSVPIGGVIEVVEFDENRDLAWIGITGVTLRGRFRMREAGEGRTKVTFRLSYEAPGGLLGLIADRVASGQVSRLMGQTVKRLKALVES
- a CDS encoding alpha/beta hydrolase family protein codes for the protein MRTQEYAPGRPVDLYGDPIDRTVLLWHGTQTDARATVRTLAGMLVDRGLSVVVPDWDSHSTDSGRSDLLASADFARQWSRAETGLGVIGWSLGGVAAAGLAARAADIGLELAFTVCLAGAFMVRDPIFGLDVGDALTGAGRRPPFTLLHGSADDVVAPAVSRAFAAQLRARDWPVRLVELAADHGNIAGARYDSAHDRYAPADDEATRSVTAEVADHIASAARES
- a CDS encoding acyl-CoA thioesterase translates to MNDTDYGYFVPITTRWMDNDVYGHVNNVTYYSYFDTAANHFLIHEGGLDIHNAPVIGLVVESKCSYLAPVAYPDDLRAGLRVDNLSTRSVTYGVGIFTAGGDAANTAVAHGYFVHVFVDRATRRAVPIPDRIREALERLHRV
- a CDS encoding metallophosphoesterase; translation: MTENPAQVVEQQVAPRRRRRWLRTLIVLTVMALLFGVPWWTLVMGGSAWPAAVVVAGTVLFAAGFVALPASMLIGHGRQRDWAAVVGDVLLGVAWVLFVWSVFGQLLGVVLWAAGVADPARSRIVAVTTLVVGVVVLAWGHFEAMRVPRIRRLEVTLPRLGRGLDGLRVAVITDTHYGPIERSRWSAAVVERVNGLDADIVCHVGDIADGTTDIRDAQAAPLASVRAAKARVYVTGNHEYFSEAQGWLDYMDRIGWDALHNRHITVERGGDRLVVAGIDDETAAGSGVRGHGADLDTALAGTDPALPVLLLAHQPKQVEHAVRAGVDLQLSGHTHGGQIWPFNFLVRLEQPVVQGLSRHGERTQLYTSRGTGFWGPPFRVFAPSEITVLTLRSGA
- a CDS encoding 1-acyl-sn-glycerol-3-phosphate acyltransferase; translation: MAGLGDVLEWVKHEVSARVPVADLDQRDADYIREQLPGLWLLASLYFRADVRGLDRIPADGPVLLVGNHSGGNLPPDTFVFTLAFCSYFGVERPFFQLAHNLVVSMPGLGSLRKFGTVAANHDNATLALKSGGALLVYPGGDYEVFRPSWKRHEVDFGGRKGYVKLAREAGVPIVPIASVGGQEAALFLDRGQWLAKLLRVDKIARLKSVPILLAPPWGIAVSDMIPRVPLPTKIVIEVQEPIAADDIASSDDDDVNDRVLASLQSAVDRLAAERRLPVIG
- a CDS encoding acyl-CoA thioesterase, translated to MSSSLGDVLASMQLERVDAGTFVGKQLPAPANHILGGHISAQALLAASLTSPGRAPHSVHTYFLRPGDSRDPVTFEVVTLQEGRTFTARRVTARQGEEILLEAMSSFKLPTETAAGVTYQPPCPDVPAPESLPVVPPHFAEADAAAGMWASLRWFERRVVVAETGPPAPARIWWRPDGEVPDDPVLTASLVAYLSAVTLTEPAYAARSGPAMAAQRDHSVWFHAAADLSDWMLYDMSSPSSADTLALARGTMFNRSGELVCSVRQEMYFPPPRG